Within Acidobacteriota bacterium, the genomic segment ATCGGAAACACCTTCTCCCGTTCATAGTCGTTGATGAGTTTCTGTTTTGCCCGGGTCATTCCCTCGGCGACTGGGTTGACCGCCTCGAGATGCGAGGGATTCGAAGCGAGCGCGATGTCGAGAGTCGCTCCGGAGGGAGCCACGTGCTGACCGCGCGCCCCGAGGTGGTACTTGACGTCACCAGAACCCTGGGTGGTTGCGGGATCGATGTCGCCCTCGAACTCCGAGAAAATCTTTTCGTACGATTTTCCCATGATGTTCGCGAGCACGGTCAGGCGCCCACGATGCGCCATTCCCATCACCGCTTCCTTCGAGCCTTCGTCGGCCGCGAGATTCAGAAGGTGATCGAGCATCGGAATGAAAGTCTCGGAGCCTTCGAGTGAAAAGCGTTTGTGACCGACGTACTTGACGTGAAGAAAACGCTCGAACGCCTCGGCGTCATTGAGCTTCTTCAGGATGCGTCGCTTCGTTTCGCCCGAGAGCTGCCACGAGTTTCGGGTCGGCTCCATCCGTTCCTGCAGCCACTTCTTCTCGATCGGCTCCTGAATGTGCATGTACTCCGCGCCCAGCCGCCCGCAGTAGGTCTTCCGGAGAGTGTCGAGGATGTCCCGGAGCGGAGCAGTCTGCTTTCCACACAGCCCTCCGCAGATGAACTGGCGATCGAGATCCCAGAGGGTATAGCCGTAATAGACAGGATTCAGCTCGGGATGATGCGACAGCCGGTACTCGAGGGGGTTGAGATCGGCGATCAGATGCCCGCGCACGCGATACGCATTGATCATGCTGAGAACGCCGGCCTGCCTGGTCGGCGCCGAGGCGCGCGACTCGGCAAATCCCTCGGCGTGATTGTCGTCATGCGTCCAGTGAACCGGTGCGAATGGTACGCGCAGGCTCCTGAAGATCTCGTCGTAAAAGTTCTCCGCTCCGAGCAGAAACTCGTGGATGCGGGCGAGAAAAGCACCCGATTCGGCTCCCTGAATGATCCGGTGGTCGTAGGTGCTCGTCATCGTCATGACCTTCGAGATCCCGAGGTCGGCGAGTATCGCGGGATCGGCGGCCGAGAACTCGGCGGGATAATCGATCTGACCCGTCGCGATGATCGTTCCCTGACTCGGCATCAGCCGCGGGACCGACGCGACCGTGCCGATCATTCCGGGATTCGTGAGCGAGATGTTCGTTCCCCCGAAGTCTTCGAGCGTCAGCTTGTTGTTTCTCGAACGCCGGATGATGTCGTTGTAGGCGCGGAAAAACCCCGCGAAGTCGAGCGTCTGCGCTGCCTTGATGCTCGGTACGACGAGCGTTCGGGTGCCGTCCTTCTTCTCGATGTCCACGGCGAGCCCGAGATTGAGGTCGCGGTGATCGACCCGGACCGGCTGGCCATCCTGAACCGCGTAGGAGGAGTACATCCGCGGAAACTCGATCCCGGCTTTCACGATCGCCCACGCGATGATGTGGGTGAACGAAACCTTGGCGTGACCGTAGAGGTTTTGATGGTCGTTGATCGTCCGGCGGTTCTCCTCGAGCGCTTTCGTCGCGAGAGTTCGAACCGTCGTCGCCGTCGGGAGACCGAGTGACGCCTCCATGTTCTCGACGATCTTGGAGGCGATCCCCCGAAGTGGAGTGATCTCGGCGCTCTCGGAAGGATCCGGCGCGACGGGCGCTTCGTTCAGCGGGCGGGAGCGAGGAGCTTTCGCTTCCTCCTTCCGAGCCTGCTGCTGCGCCTCCTTACCGTTACCGCCGTCCGGCGCCGGCGTGGTGACGCGCGGTTCCACCGTCGTGGGCGTGTAATCCTGAAAGAACTCCTGCCATGATTCTCCGACCGATTCCGGGTCGTGGAGATATTTCTCGTACAGATCTTCGATGAATGCGATGTTCGTCCCGTAGGTGGGTGTGGCGCTCATTTTTCCTTCGTCGTCAGAGGTTTGATTCGATTTCGGACATTCGGCTCTCAACCGTTTCGCAACCTGCGAGGCGATGAAGCAATTTCGACAGGATTGCCATGTCTGGTCTCAACCTGGAGCTCAGCTCCGGAAGTATCGCATTTTTGGCTCGATCCGGGAGTCGAGGTCAGGTCCAACCCGGAACCCCGGACGAAAACTTTGCAAACTCCCTCCCGTATCAGATCATTGAGCGATGGACGAGACACCCCAGACCCCGACACCACCACCACCGCCTCCACCCGAGAGGCCGCGGGGAATCTCCGAATCCGAGACAGCGGGGGATCTCCAGACCCTCCGTACCTTCTATCTCGTCTCCGCCATCGTCAACGGCATCGCGGCGATCGGCTGGGCACTGACCGCTGTGATCGTCGGGGTGACCACCTGCGGATTCGGTTGCATCGTCGTAGTCATCCCGATCTTTGCGGTCGTCGCGCTGTACATGGACGTCGAGAGTATCCGCCGGATCGACCGCGGACTCGGAGCGGGAGATTCGTCATTCCTGCTCAGCACGGCAATTCTCGACATCGTCGCCGGCATCTGCGGCTCGGTCGTGCCGATCGTCTTCGGTGTGCTCGAGATCGTCTGGCTCTATCGTCCTGCGATTCAGGCAAAGTTCTACGGTCTGCCAGGCCAGCCGGGCGACCAGAGCCCCCCTCCGCCCGCGGCTCGCTGACCGGCGGCGAGGTTCCCAGCCCCTCCCGGTACCGCAACTGCAAGCGTCCGCATCGTGATCGTCGTCCGGCATTCCGAAGGCGAACGGGACTTCACCGAGCTGGCCGGAATTCTCGTCTCGGCGAACCGGACGATCATGGATGTTTCCGTCGTTGCCCGCGAGAAGATTTTCGGCCCGGACGCTCGCGGGACCCCGCAGACGATCGTCGCAGTCGAGAACGGGCGGATCCTCGGGTTCGCAACGCTCTGTGGACGTGTCGTACGCCTGATTGCCGTCCTGCCCGAAAATCAGCGAAAGGGAATCGGCCGCCGCCTTCTCGAGGAAGCCGAAAAGATCATCTTCGCCGAATCCGATCGCGTCGTCGTCGCAGCAGGGCCCGGCAACTATCTCGTCCCCGGAGTCAGCCTCGACGACGAGCCGACGCAGCGCTTCTTCCAGGCGCTCGGCTATTCGGCCCACGAGGAGGATGCGATCGACCTCCGCTCGGAGTTGCCGCAATTCGCCCCACGGATTCCCTCCGGCACAGTCATTCGAAGACCGGCTCCGGAGGAGCGGGACCGCGTGGTCCGATGGGTCGGAGAACATTTCGCATTCTCCTGGGGATGGGAGATCGGGCGCGCGTTCGACGACGACGCGCGCAGCGGATGCCTCC encodes:
- a CDS encoding GNAT family N-acetyltransferase — translated: MIVVRHSEGERDFTELAGILVSANRTIMDVSVVAREKIFGPDARGTPQTIVAVENGRILGFATLCGRVVRLIAVLPENQRKGIGRRLLEEAEKIIFAESDRVVVAAGPGNYLVPGVSLDDEPTQRFFQALGYSAHEEDAIDLRSELPQFAPRIPSGTVIRRPAPEERDRVVRWVGEHFAFSWGWEIGRAFDDDARSGCLLAEVDGDPAGFAGWEINNRGLGTFGPQGVVGSHRSKGLGGALLMEALQQLARAGYREVHIPWVSSIEYYRRYTGARVVARYARLEKRKRKEKA
- a CDS encoding multifunctional oxoglutarate decarboxylase/oxoglutarate dehydrogenase thiamine pyrophosphate-binding subunit/dihydrolipoyllysine-residue succinyltransferase subunit, with the translated sequence MSATPTYGTNIAFIEDLYEKYLHDPESVGESWQEFFQDYTPTTVEPRVTTPAPDGGNGKEAQQQARKEEAKAPRSRPLNEAPVAPDPSESAEITPLRGIASKIVENMEASLGLPTATTVRTLATKALEENRRTINDHQNLYGHAKVSFTHIIAWAIVKAGIEFPRMYSSYAVQDGQPVRVDHRDLNLGLAVDIEKKDGTRTLVVPSIKAAQTLDFAGFFRAYNDIIRRSRNNKLTLEDFGGTNISLTNPGMIGTVASVPRLMPSQGTIIATGQIDYPAEFSAADPAILADLGISKVMTMTSTYDHRIIQGAESGAFLARIHEFLLGAENFYDEIFRSLRVPFAPVHWTHDDNHAEGFAESRASAPTRQAGVLSMINAYRVRGHLIADLNPLEYRLSHHPELNPVYYGYTLWDLDRQFICGGLCGKQTAPLRDILDTLRKTYCGRLGAEYMHIQEPIEKKWLQERMEPTRNSWQLSGETKRRILKKLNDAEAFERFLHVKYVGHKRFSLEGSETFIPMLDHLLNLAADEGSKEAVMGMAHRGRLTVLANIMGKSYEKIFSEFEGDIDPATTQGSGDVKYHLGARGQHVAPSGATLDIALASNPSHLEAVNPVAEGMTRAKQKLINDYEREKVFPILIHGDAAFAGQGVVAEVLNLSQLHGFRTGGTIHLVINNQIGFTTTPEHARSSVYATDVAKMIQAPIFHCNGDDPEACVRAVELAWAFRQKFKKDVVIDMVCYRRHGHNEADDPSITQPKMYALIKDHRSVRKIYTETLLRKGDIDPDEAEKWLDDYKDKLQSALDRTKESKPPEPTGPALWTDEEETGIQDAPSPDTSISQETLERVGQALLTLPPEFNLHPRLESFLEKRRKMMTGEERIDWATGEALAIGSLLTEGFRVRITGQDTTRGTFSQRHAVLRDYETGRPWIPLNILAKNAPEARETYSEANPAIQAPVDDAEEHFEGAPINLAIYDSLLSEYAVLGFEYGFSVADPDALVAWEAQFGDFMNGAQIIIDQFISSSEEKWNQHSGLVMLLPHGYEGQGPEHSSARLERFLVLCAEGNMQVVNATSSAQYFHVLRRQLRNEPRKPLIIMTPKFLLRYPPATSTLEEFFSGRFYPVLDDPSFSENGADTTSVERIVVTSGKIYYDLAKAREEKSKGRLAIIRLEQFYPWPRKFLADAFARYPNAKEVLWVQEEPRNMGGWDFVDERLMTLMEGKELRYVGRNFSASPATGSHRRHEQQQAEIVRVAVEEW